CCAGCAGCACGGCCAGTCCCGGCCCGATGCGGGCCACGGCGCGGCCGTCCACCCGGACGCTCGCCTCGGAAACCCGTTGTACGACGGCCCTCATGGCACGATCCCGTCCGTGCGTGCCGACCGGCCCTTGCGACGGCCGGCACCTCGCTTACAATGAACCCGGATTATAGGAATCGGCCTCCCCCCAATGCAAGGCGGCGCCGCCGGCCGCTGCCCGGGGGGGGTACGTGTACACGGAGGACACCATGAGTGCGAAGGGCACTGTGCTCATCGTCGACGACAAGGACAGCATGCTCAAGATGCTGTCCACGATGCTGGGGGATGAATGGGATGTTGAGACCTTCCGTTCCGCCTCGGTCGCGCTGGAGCGGGCTCGGCGCGACCCGGTGGACCTGATCCTGACCGACATCCGCATGCCCGACATGGACGGGATGCGCCTGCTGCAGACGATCAAGCGCGAGGCGCCGAACACGGAGGTCATCCTCATGACGGCCTACGCGACCGTCTCCCAGGCCGTCGACGCCGTCAAGGCGGGGGCGTACAACTACCTGACGAAGCCGTTCGAGCCGGAGGAGCTGAAGATCGCGTTGGAGAAGGCCCTTGAGCGGAAGCAACTGCGCGAAGAGACCGAGATTCTCAAGGAGCAGGTCGAACTCCGGTACGGATTCGGGAGCATCATCGGGGACAGCCCCGCGATGCGGCACGTGTTCGAACTGGCGCGCAAGGCGGCCGACTCCGACACGACCGTGCTGCTGATGGGCGAGAGCGGCACGGGCAAGGAGCGCTTCGCGCGCGCCATCCACCTCGCCAGCAGTCGTCGCAACCGGCGGTTCGTGGCCATCAACTGCGGAGCCATGCCCAAGGACCTGATCGAGAGCGAGCTGTTCGGCCACGTACGGGGGGCCTTCAGCGGCGCGACGAAGGACAAGCGCGGCCTGTTCATGGAGGCCCACGGCGGCACGCTCCTGCTCGACGAGATCAGCGAACTCGTGCCCGACCTGCAGGTCAAGATCAACCGGGCGCTGCAGGAGCGCGAGATCCGCCGCGTCGGCGACACCGCCGACCTGCCCGTCGACGTGCGGGTGATCGCGTGTACGAACCGGGACCTGCAGGCGGCGATGGAGGCCGGCGAGTTCCGGGAGGACCTGTTC
The Candidatus Brocadiaceae bacterium genome window above contains:
- a CDS encoding sigma-54-dependent Fis family transcriptional regulator, which codes for MSAKGTVLIVDDKDSMLKMLSTMLGDEWDVETFRSASVALERARRDPVDLILTDIRMPDMDGMRLLQTIKREAPNTEVILMTAYATVSQAVDAVKAGAYNYLTKPFEPEELKIALEKALERKQLREETEILKEQVELRYGFGSIIGDSPAMRHVFELARKAADSDTTVLLMGESGTGKERFARAIHLASSRRNRRFVAINCGAMPKDLIESELFGHVRGAFSGATKDKRGLFMEAHGGTLLLDEISELVPDLQVKINRALQEREIRRVGDTADLPVDVRVIACTNRDLQAAMEAGEFREDLFYRLNVFPLELPPLRRRREDIPALVNHFLRVFAAEHAPEYEIDPDALDLLANYRWPGNVRELQNAVQRAVVLCEDRRITRSLFPFLDLAPGDSSMEIPTVAALSYRDAMDRASASFQRQYLVEVLKRAGGNVTRAAEHAGIERESFHRLLRKCGVQADDVRRDLSGN